In Pseudomonas sp. ADAK2, the genomic window GTGCGGGTGTTTTCCGACGTGTTCATGCCGATCCTGCCGGCACTGATCATTGCGGGCCTGCTGATGGGCATCAACAACCTGATCGGCGCCAAGGGCATGTTCATCGAGGGCAAGACGCTGCTGGATGCGTACCCGAGCCTCGATGGCATCTGGAGCCTGATCAACCTGATGGCCAACACTTCGTTCGTGTTCCTGCCTGCCCTGGTGGGCTGGTCGGCGGCCAAGCGTTTTGGTGGCAGCGAGATCCTCGGCATCGTGCTCGGCCTGATGCTGGTGCACCCGGACCTGCTCAACGCCTGGAACTACGGCAAGGCAGTAGCCGGGCTCGATGGGCAGAGCCTGCCGTACTTCGATATTTTCGGCTGGTTCAAGATCGAGAAGGTCGGTTACCAAGGACAGATCCTGCCAATCCTGCTGGCGGCCTATGTGATGAGCGTCATCGAGAAGTGGCTGCGGGCACGGGTGCCGAATGCCGTGCAATTGCTGGTGGTGCCGATCACCACCATCGTCGTCACCGGCGTGCTGGCATTGGCGGTGATTGGCCCGGTGACCCGGCACCTCGGGATCCTGATCACCGAAGGCGTGGTCACCCTGTTTGACCTGGCGCCGATGGTTGGCGGGGCGATTTTCGGCATGCTCTACGCGCCGCTGGTGATCACCGGCATGCACCACATGTTCCTCGCCGTGGACTTGCAGTTGATCTCGACCCAGGGCGGCACCTTTATCTGGCCGATGATCGTCATGTCCAATCTCGCCCAGGGCAGCGCGGCATTGGCGGTGTTCTACATGACCCGCAACGTGCGGGACAAAAGCATGGCCTCGACCTCGGCGATTTCCGCGTATTTCGGCATCACCGAGCCGGCGATGTTCGGCGTCAACCTGCGCTACAAATTCCCGTTTTATTCGGCGCTGATCGGCTCGGCCCTGGGCTGCATCTTCCTGTCGATGAACAAGGTCCAGGCCTCGGCGATTGGTGTCGGTGGCCTGCCCGGTTTTATCTCGATCATTCCGCAGTTCATCCCGATGTTTGTGATCGGGATGATCATCGCCATGGTCGTGCCGTTTGTTTTGACCTGTGGGTTGAGCATGAAGATTGTCCGGCCTGGGTATCGGGTTGCCTGACGGTCGCCACATCAATTTGTTGAAGGAATCCGCCATGCAAGACTGGCAACGTTCGGTGATCTACCAGATCTACCCGAAAAGCTTTCACAGCCACGCCGGCAACCCCACCGGGGATTTGCTCGGCGTCGTGGCCAAGCTCGACTACTTGCACTGGCTGGGTGTCGAGTGCCTGTGGATCACGCCGTTCCTGCGTTCGCCCCAGCGCGACAACGGTTACGACATCAGCGATTACTACGCCATCGACCCGAGCTACGGGACCATGGCCGACTGTGAGTTGCTGATCGCCGAGGCCGGCAAGCGCGGGATCAAGTTGATGCTCGACATCGTGGTCAACCACACCTCGATCGAGCACAAATGGTTCCAGCAGGCCCGCAGCAGCCTCGACAACCCGTACCGCGATTTCTACATCTGGCGCGACCAGCCGAACAACTGGGAATCCAAGTTCGGCGGTTCGGCCTGGGAGTACGAAGCCCAGACTGGCCAGTACTTCCTGCACCTGTTCGACCACACCCAGGCCGACCTCAACTGGGACAACCCCAAGGTACGCGCCGAAGTCTTCAAGATGATGCGGTTCTGGCGTGACAAAGGCGTGGGCGGTTTCCGTCTCGACGTGATCAACCTGATCTCCAAACCGGCGGACTTCCCCGAGGACAACAGCGACGGTCGGCGCTTCTACACCGACGGCCCGAACGTCCACGAGTACTTGCAGCAGATGCACCGCGAAGTGTTTGAAGGCCACGACCTGATCAACGTTGGCGAGATGTCATCCACCAGTCTTGAACACTGCATTCGCTACTCGCGGCCGGAGTCGAAAGAGCTGTCGATGACCTTCAATTTCCATCACCTGAAAGTTGATTACCCGAACCTGCAAAAGTGGATTCGCGCTGACTTCGACTTCCTGCAACTCAAGCGCATCCTTTCCGACTGGCAGACCGGCATGCAGGCTGGCGGTGGTTGGAATGCGTTGTTCTGGTGTAACCACGATCAGCCGCGGGTGGTGTCGCGCTTCGGTCACGACGGCGAGCATCGGCAGGTCTCGGCGAAGATGCTCGGCACCGCGCTGCACTTCCTCCAGGGCACGCCGTTTGTGTACCAGGGCGAAGAATTGGGCATGACCAATCCGGGCTTCGATCACATCGATCAGTACCGCGATGTCGAGACCCTGAACATCCATCGCCTCCAGCGCGACGCCGGGGTCAGCGATGCCGACAACATGGCGGCGATCATGCAGAAATCCCGGGACAACGGGCGTACGCCGATGCACTGGAACGCCGAGCCGAATGCCGGTTTCAGCGTCGCCGAACCGTGGATCCGCGTGCCGGCCAACGCCGCGCAGATCAATGTCGCCAGCCAGCTCGACGACCCGGACTCGGTGCTGCATCACTATCGTCAATTGATCGCGTTACGCCGCAACGAAGCGCTGATGTCCGACGGTGTGTACCGCCAGTTGCTGGCGGAGCACACGCAAATCTGGGCGTATACAAGGGAAGGCCAGGATGAGCGATTGCTGGTGCTGAACAACTTCTACGGCACAACGTGCGAAGTTGAATTGCCGGAAGAAGTGATCAGCGAAGCCATGACGCAACGGCTGGTGATCAGCAACTACCCGGACTGTCCGCCGCGTAATCGCCAGGTGTTTCTACGGCCTTTTGAGTCGTTCGTGCTGCACCTGACCAACCACTAAAAAACACCGGTTTCAAAAAACACGCAGAACACTGCGCGGGGGAGTTTTGCGCGCC contains:
- the treP gene encoding PTS system trehalose-specific EIIBC component, whose translation is MSHDYPNIASELLVSLGGSDNLEQAAHCVTRLRLALKDPSLVNSATLNQIDLVKGSFFTGGLFQVVIGPGEVEKVYAELRRQTGLAASTIADVKQKSADKINAMQRLVRVFSDVFMPILPALIIAGLLMGINNLIGAKGMFIEGKTLLDAYPSLDGIWSLINLMANTSFVFLPALVGWSAAKRFGGSEILGIVLGLMLVHPDLLNAWNYGKAVAGLDGQSLPYFDIFGWFKIEKVGYQGQILPILLAAYVMSVIEKWLRARVPNAVQLLVVPITTIVVTGVLALAVIGPVTRHLGILITEGVVTLFDLAPMVGGAIFGMLYAPLVITGMHHMFLAVDLQLISTQGGTFIWPMIVMSNLAQGSAALAVFYMTRNVRDKSMASTSAISAYFGITEPAMFGVNLRYKFPFYSALIGSALGCIFLSMNKVQASAIGVGGLPGFISIIPQFIPMFVIGMIIAMVVPFVLTCGLSMKIVRPGYRVA
- the treC gene encoding alpha,alpha-phosphotrehalase, yielding MQDWQRSVIYQIYPKSFHSHAGNPTGDLLGVVAKLDYLHWLGVECLWITPFLRSPQRDNGYDISDYYAIDPSYGTMADCELLIAEAGKRGIKLMLDIVVNHTSIEHKWFQQARSSLDNPYRDFYIWRDQPNNWESKFGGSAWEYEAQTGQYFLHLFDHTQADLNWDNPKVRAEVFKMMRFWRDKGVGGFRLDVINLISKPADFPEDNSDGRRFYTDGPNVHEYLQQMHREVFEGHDLINVGEMSSTSLEHCIRYSRPESKELSMTFNFHHLKVDYPNLQKWIRADFDFLQLKRILSDWQTGMQAGGGWNALFWCNHDQPRVVSRFGHDGEHRQVSAKMLGTALHFLQGTPFVYQGEELGMTNPGFDHIDQYRDVETLNIHRLQRDAGVSDADNMAAIMQKSRDNGRTPMHWNAEPNAGFSVAEPWIRVPANAAQINVASQLDDPDSVLHHYRQLIALRRNEALMSDGVYRQLLAEHTQIWAYTREGQDERLLVLNNFYGTTCEVELPEEVISEAMTQRLVISNYPDCPPRNRQVFLRPFESFVLHLTNH